Part of the Salinigranum rubrum genome is shown below.
GGCGATGGCGGGGGCAGACGCCCCGACACGACCACAGACCGACGGGGCGACGGGAGACAACACGACCACGGTGACGGTGCTGTCGTACAACGACATCCAGACGGCGGCCGCCGAGGACGGGAACCTCCCGCGGTTGGTGACGCTCATCGAGCGGCGGCGGGCGGCACACGACAACCCGACCGTCGTCGTCGGTGCCGGCGATCAGATCGGCCCGCACGCGCTGTCGCCGGTGAGCCAGTGGCGCGCGCCGGTGGACGTGCTGACCCTCGTCGACCCCGACGCGGACGTCGTCGGCAATCACGAGTTCGACTACGGTCTCGACGGCGTCTCGGGCACGACGGCCGACTCGCGCTTCCCGTGGCTGGCGACGAACCTCGTCAACTCCTCGACGGGTGAGCCGTTCGACGGCACCGAGGAGTACGAAATCGTCGAGCGCGACGGTGTCCGCGTGGGCATCATCGGCCTCGTCGACTACGGCGCGACGTACGGCAAGACGAACATCGACTTCGCGGCCGAGGGCATCACGCTCGAAGCGTACACCGAGGACGGCCCCGCGACGGCCGAGTACCTCAAAGAGGAGGAGAACGTCGACGTGGTCGTCGCACTGGCGCACACGGGCGTCCCCGACGCGAAAGCGCTCGCCGAGAACGACACGGCGGACGCCATCGACGTCATCGCGGTCGGCGACGACGAGATACGGTATCCGCCGGCTGAGACTTCGGGTTCGATCATCACAGAGAGCGTCGCCCGCGCGGAGTACCTCGGCGAACTCAACCTCACGGTCGACACGGAGACGAACGACGTCACCGCCTGGAACGGTCGGCTGGTGAACGTCGCCGAGGAGGTGCCGAAGAACGAGACGGCCTCGCGGCTCATCAACGAGTACCGCGCGGAGGTGAGTCTCGACGAGAACGTCACCTACTCCGAGACGGCGCTGGACGCGCGCTTCTCGACGAACTACCACCGCGAGAGCAACTACGGGAACCTCGTCACGGACTCGTTCCGCGCGAAGACGGGTGCCGACGTCGCCATCACCAACGCCGGCGGCATCCGCTCGAACCGGATGTACGGCCCCGGCAACATCACGGGCGGTGACGTGTTCAACACGCTCCCCTTCCCGAACACGCTGGTGACGGTCGAACTCACCGGGAGCGAGCTACGGGAGACGCTCGCGAGCCAGGTCGTCACGCTCGAAAGCGACACCGGGCAGGAGTTCGGCGCCGAGATCAGCCAGCAGGTCAGCGGCGTCCGCTTCGAGTGGGTCGCCCACGACGACGCGGACCCGAAGATTCGAGACGTCTGGGTCAACCGTGCCGGCCCCGACGAGCCGCCGCGGTGGGAGCCCCTCCAGGAGAACGAGACGTACGAGGTGACGGTCAACAGCTTCATGGCTGGCGGCGGCAGCGGCTACGGACTGGAGGACGAGCCGGTGGTCGAGGAGACGGACGTGCTCTACGCCGAGGCGCTCGTCGACTACCTCGAATCCAAAGAGCGCATCGCGCCGACGGTCGAAGGGCGGATGCGCCGCGTCGACAGCGTCGTCGGGGCAGAAGCCGTCGAACTGAACGGCGGTCTGGTGACGGTTTCCTTCGATGCGCCGGAGAACGCCACCGCGATAAACGCCTCCAGCTTCTACGTTCAGAACGCGACGGGCGCGACCGCACCGGCCGTCGACGCGACGTTCGACGAGGCGGACGGCACGGTCGACGTGACGTTCGACATCGTCGGTGTTCGGCCGCTGGTGCGCCCCGGCGGTGACCTCGACGTGTACGGCTCGTACACCGACTCGCAGTACGAGGGCGAGTGGGTCTACTGGTCGTCGGCGGTGATGAACGGCGACATCGACGCTACGGACCTCTCCGACCTCCGGGGCGTCGGCTCTGCGAGCGTCCTCTCTGCGAGTTCGACGACCGTCGCCAGCGGCGAGACCGGGGACGTGAGACTGACGCTCTCGACGACGGAGGGCTTCTCGGGCGGTGACGTCACCGTCTCGGTCGACAACGGCTCCGTCGCCGAAATAACGAGCGCGAACTACAGCGACGACCTCGGGCTGACGGAGCCCCCGCGGGTGAGCGAGAACGGTACCGCAGTCGAACTGACTGCGGCCGACGTCGAGCGTGCGATCGAACCGGGCGCGGCCGAGGCGCACCTCGCGACCGTCTCGGTTCGCGGTGTCGACACCGGGACGACGGACGTGACGGTCACCGTCGGTCGGTTCGACAACGAGGCCGGCAACTCGTCGACGCTCTTCGTCCGCGACGGTCGGGTCGTCGTCGGCTCCGCTTCTTCGTCTTCGTCGAGCAATACCACACGGGGCGTCAACGGGAGCGAGCGGGTCGCCAGCGACGCTGTGGGCCTCCACCAGTCGGTGCAGTCCGCGGCCTGAGGCCCTGAGGCTCGCGTCGAGGACTTTCCTCTGCTCTCGCGGTCGTTCACGATTCGTTCACGATTTATTCGTGAAACCGTAACCTACCCATAGCTGGGCCCACAAGTGAGAGCAATGAGCGACGAACCGCTGAAAGAGCGCATCGAGACGTGGATGGTCGGCCAGATGCCGATCATCCAGATGCACGGGGGAGAGAGCGTCGTTCGCGAGGCGAATCCCGAGACGGGCGAGGTGGTCGTCGAACTCGGCGGGACGTGTTCGCACTGCGGAATCAGCAACATCACCGCACAGAACATCAAGGCCGACCTCATCCGCGACTTCGAGGAGGTCCGAGACGTCGTCGTCCGCGTCCCCGACACGGGCGAGATGACCTCCGACACGGTCGAGGGCGGCCGCGGCGGCGAACTGCAGTTCTCGACCGAAGGCTCGGATCACTTCTGAGCTGAGCTATCAGACGCCCGTTCTCGTGGACACCGATAGCGGTGCGGTGGCACGTGCTGGCTGTCGCGCCGGCATCGCGCGAGGTCTTCACGAGCGAGACGAGTGACGGCTTGAAGCGACGCAGTCGATTCTGTTGATGACTGAGTGGCCGAGCGAAGCGAGGTCCTGTTCAGGATCGGTCAGCCACAGTTACTGAATCCCTCCTCCCCACCGACGACTGTTGCACTGTGCACAGCCCGCGACGAGACGCTTGCTCCGTCCGAGCGTTCAAATACGAAACCGCGGCCAACGCGCCCGTGACCTGACGCCCACCACGGGACGCCCTGCGGTCGTGCGGCACGCCGTCCCGTGCTCTCCGAGTCGGTGCCGCCTGTTCGTTCCAGACGCCAACGTCGACGTCAAAGCGCGTTCTCCAGACTCGACGCGACGCTCCGCGCCTTCGCCGCCAGTTCCTCGCTCATCTCTCCGGCCTCCACGGCGGCGTCGAGTTCGTCGTCGTCGACGCGTTCGACGCTCCCGTCGGCGTGTTTGACGACGTCGACGTGGAGGTCGACGTAGCGCACGACGTCGGGGAAACACTCGACCGGCGTGCAGACGTTCACGTACGTCCCCTTCAGGTCGCCCTCGGCGCTCCGGTAGACCGTCGGGTACCACCACCGCCCCTCGCGGAACTTCGTGAGCGCGACGTCTCCTCGCTCCTGTTCGACGCCGAGCGCGTCGTAGGTGCCGCTACCTCCCATCTCACGGCGGACGGCCAGCGTTCCGTCCGGCCCGTGTTCGACCACTTCGCCGCGGCCGAGCGTGATGAGCCGTCCGTCCGGCTTGCCGTGGCCGATGCTGACGGTGTCGCCCTCGACGGGGCCGAACTGTCGAGTGACGACACCGAACGGGAACTCTCCCTCGGGGACACAGAGCGCCTCCGCGAAGTCGACGCCGGCGCTCGCTGCCTCCGAAGCCGCCTTCGTCCGGTGGTGGCCCGGCATCGTCGTCGTCACCTCGCGCCGGTGGTCGTCGAGCGCGAACCGCGACTCCCGCCCGAACCACACCCACGACGTCGCCGCCGGTTCGGCGCGACTGCCCGGCTCCCCGACCGGCTCGTTCCTGACTGACTCCAGCGCCGCGGCCCGGTCGACGGCGGCTTCGAGCGACGCTCGGAGCGTCTCCATGTCCGCGTCCGTGGCGGCGTGTCGCCACCGGATCCCCCAGCCGTCGGGTACGTCGACGCCGAGGAGGTCCGTCATCCCGGCGAGTTCGCGCCCCGCGGCGTCGTCACGCGTGTCGACAGTCACGCCGTTCCTCCCCGCGACGAGCGTCGCGAGTCCGGCTTCGGCCTCCAGCGTCGTCCCGAGTTCGGCTCGGTTCCGTCCCCAGGGCGGCTGGTCCGCGCGGACCTGCACCCGGAGGTCGTCCCCCTCCTCGACGTGCTGGTCGGTGGCACCGTAGGGCAGGTAACCCTCGCCCGCGCCGAGGGCACAGACTGCGCCGCCGCCGAGCGTCTCGACGACGCGAGCGTCGAAGACGGCACCCGTCGGAGTGGGTGAGAGCCACGCCAGCGTGTCGGTCGCGACCCGCAGTTCCCCGGTGACGCGCTCCAGTTCGTCCGGAGCACCTACGACGCCCACCCCCTGCCGGTCGTCGGTCGTCTCGACCGTGACGTCGTGGTCGGTGTCGTCGAACTTCGCGTCGAACCGGCGACGGATGGGTGGCGACGCCTGAACGACCTCGTGCCCTCCCGCGAGGAGGACGTGCGTGAGCGCAGTCGCGTAGATTCCCCTCACTCGAACGCGGGTCGTCATAACCGCCCGCGGTCCCTGGTGAACCGGACGCGGTCGTTGACGGTCCCCCGAGCGAGAGTTCGACTTTCTCGTCGGTGAGCGGCCGTCCCCCCTCGACGGGGACGCCCCACGAGTCGAATCGGAGGTAGCCACGGATGTCCCCGCCGTGGGTGTGGAGGTCGATGTACTCCAGGGCGTGTTCTTGGATCTCGTCGGCGCTGTGTGCCATGTCCATGTCGGAGTAGACGGTGTCGGCGCCCTCGAAGAACGCTTCGAGCGTCTCCGCGTCGCGTTCGACGGCCTCCGTGACGGCCTTCGAGACGGCGCGGATGTCCGAACGCGAGAGCCCGGCGTCGCGGAGCGCTCTCTGTGTCCGCTGGTCGAAGTGCATACCGGAACGTGTGTCCCAGGGGTCTTCAACGCTTCAGCCTTCGTCCGTTTCGTCGCCCTGGAACGGGACCTGCTTGCAAGCAGCGGTGGTAAGACATTAAGCCACACGGTGACAGGTACGACCATGACTGACAGCGTTGACCCCGTCGAGTCCGCGTCGGACGACGGTGTCGACCTCTACGACGTATCGACGTGGGAGGAACGGACGTCCCTCGACGGACTCGCGGTCGCCATCTACCGCCTCATCGTCGGGACCGCACGGGTCGCCGTCATCCTCCTCGCCTTTCTCATCCTGCTCGCCATCGGTGGGTTGGCCGCGCTCACGGACCTTCAGGTCGGCGTCCTCACCCTCCTCTCGGCGATTCCCGCCCTGGGGCTCGCGGCGTACGTCTACTACAGCGACGTCACGACGAACGAACCGCTCTCGTTACTGGTCGCCACGTTCCTCCTCGGCGTGCTCACGGCCAACTTCGCGGCCGTCCTCAACTCGCTGGCCCGGCCGGCGTTCCAGACGCTCGGCTTCATCGGGTCGGTCGCGTTCTTCTTCGTCGTCGTCGGGCCGGTCGAGGAGACGGTCAAACTGCTGGCGGTTCGTCTCCACGCCTACCGTCGAAGCGAGTTCGACGCCGTCGTCGACGGTGCCGTCTACGGCGCGATGGCCGGCCTCGGCTTCGCCACCATCGAGAACTCGCTGTACATCACCCAGAACCTCGGCACGGGGACCGAGATGGACCTCGGCCTCGGCCTCATCGGCATGGGCGGCGGCATCACGGCGGTTCGGGCGCTCGCCGGTCCGGGCCACGTCATCTACTCGGCCATCGCGGGCTACTACCTCGGCCTGGCGAAGTTCAACCGCGAGAACGCCGGCCCCATCGTCATCAAGGGGCTCATCATCGCGGCGCTCATCCACGCAACCTACAACTCCACGGTCGGCATCGGCTCCGGTATCATCTCGACGCTGACCGGTCTCCCGCCGCTCGCGGCGTTCTTCGCCTACGTCATCCTCTTCGACGGGGTGTTCGGCCTCTACCTCATCAGGAAGATCAAGCGGTACCGCGACGCCTACCGTCACGCCCACGCCGAGGACACGGCCCACGAGAGCGCGTTCCGCTCGGAGCCGACCGAGTTCGAGTAGCGTCGCGAACTCGGACTCAGATCCGTTCGTCGACGCCCGCGAGATAGCCCTCCAGCATCGACTCGACGTACTTGGCGACGACGTCCACCTCGACGTGGACGGGGTCGCCCGGGTCCTTCTCGGAGAGGGAGGTCAGTTCGTACGTCGTCGGGATGATGGCGACGTCGAACGTCTCCTCCTCCCGGGAGGCGACGGTCAGCGAGATGCCGTCGAGCGCGACCGAGCCCTTCGAGACGACGTACTGCCGCACGTCAGACGGCAACGAGAACGTGTAACGCCAGTCCTCGCCGACGCGTTCGACCCTCTCGACGACCGCCGTCGTGTCGACGTGACCCTGCACGAGGTGACCGTCGAACCGCCCGTCGGCGGCGAGCGCACGTTCGAGGTTGACGACGTCTCCCTCGCCGACCTCCCCGAGATACGTCTTCTCGACCGTCTCGCTGGCGAGGAACACCTCGAACCACCCCTCCGCGAACCGCTCGACGGTGAGACAGACGCCGCTGACGCTGATCGACTGGCCGTGGTGGAGCGCCTCGAAGTCGTGGCCGATACGCAGCCTGCGGCCGTCGTCGGTCGCCGTCACCGACCGTATCTCGCCCGTGGACTCGACGATTCCGGTGAACATACCCGGGGTTGGGGGTGGTTCCGTATACGGGTTTCTCTCCGTTCTCTCTGCTCGTTCGGGCTCGGCGGGTGTACGGCTCGGTGGCTGGAAACGAACAGCGGTCGGCGGTACAAGGGTGCACACGAACTCGAACACATGGTCGCGCGGTGCACGGGCGCGGTGAAGCCACAGGCCTCCCCAGCCGATTGCGGTGCTCGCACCTCCGGTGCTGCGCTCCTCACCCCTCGCGCGTTCGCTCGCGTTGCTCGCTCTCACGCGCCACCGCACCACCCTGTCTTGGTGTGGTTGGGGTGGCTGGCGGTTGCGGCCACACCGCGCCCGTGTACCGTGCGGTCTTCCTGGGGTCCTCAGTCACCGCTGTGACCCTCCCGATG
Proteins encoded:
- a CDS encoding bifunctional metallophosphatase/5'-nucleotidase, with protein sequence MRRLITLLLTLSLVTAGVVPVVGTVGATTPQTASDPASPDVSAMAGADAPTRPQTDGATGDNTTTVTVLSYNDIQTAAAEDGNLPRLVTLIERRRAAHDNPTVVVGAGDQIGPHALSPVSQWRAPVDVLTLVDPDADVVGNHEFDYGLDGVSGTTADSRFPWLATNLVNSSTGEPFDGTEEYEIVERDGVRVGIIGLVDYGATYGKTNIDFAAEGITLEAYTEDGPATAEYLKEEENVDVVVALAHTGVPDAKALAENDTADAIDVIAVGDDEIRYPPAETSGSIITESVARAEYLGELNLTVDTETNDVTAWNGRLVNVAEEVPKNETASRLINEYRAEVSLDENVTYSETALDARFSTNYHRESNYGNLVTDSFRAKTGADVAITNAGGIRSNRMYGPGNITGGDVFNTLPFPNTLVTVELTGSELRETLASQVVTLESDTGQEFGAEISQQVSGVRFEWVAHDDADPKIRDVWVNRAGPDEPPRWEPLQENETYEVTVNSFMAGGGSGYGLEDEPVVEETDVLYAEALVDYLESKERIAPTVEGRMRRVDSVVGAEAVELNGGLVTVSFDAPENATAINASSFYVQNATGATAPAVDATFDEADGTVDVTFDIVGVRPLVRPGGDLDVYGSYTDSQYEGEWVYWSSAVMNGDIDATDLSDLRGVGSASVLSASSTTVASGETGDVRLTLSTTEGFSGGDVTVSVDNGSVAEITSANYSDDLGLTEPPRVSENGTAVELTAADVERAIEPGAAEAHLATVSVRGVDTGTTDVTVTVGRFDNEAGNSSTLFVRDGRVVVGSASSSSSSNTTRGVNGSERVASDAVGLHQSVQSAA
- a CDS encoding NifU family protein — encoded protein: MSDEPLKERIETWMVGQMPIIQMHGGESVVREANPETGEVVVELGGTCSHCGISNITAQNIKADLIRDFEEVRDVVVRVPDTGEMTSDTVEGGRGGELQFSTEGSDHF
- a CDS encoding DUF402 domain-containing protein encodes the protein MTTRVRVRGIYATALTHVLLAGGHEVVQASPPIRRRFDAKFDDTDHDVTVETTDDRQGVGVVGAPDELERVTGELRVATDTLAWLSPTPTGAVFDARVVETLGGGAVCALGAGEGYLPYGATDQHVEEGDDLRVQVRADQPPWGRNRAELGTTLEAEAGLATLVAGRNGVTVDTRDDAAGRELAGMTDLLGVDVPDGWGIRWRHAATDADMETLRASLEAAVDRAAALESVRNEPVGEPGSRAEPAATSWVWFGRESRFALDDHRREVTTTMPGHHRTKAASEAASAGVDFAEALCVPEGEFPFGVVTRQFGPVEGDTVSIGHGKPDGRLITLGRGEVVEHGPDGTLAVRREMGGSGTYDALGVEQERGDVALTKFREGRWWYPTVYRSAEGDLKGTYVNVCTPVECFPDVVRYVDLHVDVVKHADGSVERVDDDELDAAVEAGEMSEELAAKARSVASSLENAL
- a CDS encoding PrsW family intramembrane metalloprotease; the encoded protein is MTDSVDPVESASDDGVDLYDVSTWEERTSLDGLAVAIYRLIVGTARVAVILLAFLILLAIGGLAALTDLQVGVLTLLSAIPALGLAAYVYYSDVTTNEPLSLLVATFLLGVLTANFAAVLNSLARPAFQTLGFIGSVAFFFVVVGPVEETVKLLAVRLHAYRRSEFDAVVDGAVYGAMAGLGFATIENSLYITQNLGTGTEMDLGLGLIGMGGGITAVRALAGPGHVIYSAIAGYYLGLAKFNRENAGPIVIKGLIIAALIHATYNSTVGIGSGIISTLTGLPPLAAFFAYVILFDGVFGLYLIRKIKRYRDAYRHAHAEDTAHESAFRSEPTEFE
- a CDS encoding riboflavin synthase; this encodes MFTGIVESTGEIRSVTATDDGRRLRIGHDFEALHHGQSISVSGVCLTVERFAEGWFEVFLASETVEKTYLGEVGEGDVVNLERALAADGRFDGHLVQGHVDTTAVVERVERVGEDWRYTFSLPSDVRQYVVSKGSVALDGISLTVASREEETFDVAIIPTTYELTSLSEKDPGDPVHVEVDVVAKYVESMLEGYLAGVDERI